In Peromyscus eremicus chromosome 15, PerEre_H2_v1, whole genome shotgun sequence, a genomic segment contains:
- the Slamf9 gene encoding SLAM family member 9: MGALLWSLLLLLQEAKGFSGDDEDPEEVIAVLQESIILSLEIPSNEEVKDIIWFSQKNLAVVAPGEEGQPANITVMDLRYRGRVGIPESSYSLYISNLTWEDSGLYQAKVNLKTSQLSITKSYDLRVYRRLSRPQITVNFKISEEGACNISLMCSVERADMDVTYSWLSSQDSTDTPHEGSVIRTSWRPGDEALSYTCRVSNPVSYSSSRLIPVGSFCADPGYSEKSSVVCLLAKGLLLLLLLVILAVGLCVFRAQKNYEIARVRKLKRNRIKLRKKGKPGPSPV; the protein is encoded by the exons ATGGGGGCCCTTCTCTGGTCACTCCTTCTGCTGCTTCAGGAAG CCAAAGGGTTTTCTGGAGATGATGAGGACCCTGAGGAAGTGATTGCAGTTCTTCAAGAGTCTATCATCCTCTCTCTGGAAATACCATCCAACGAAGAGGTTAAGGACATCATCTGGTTCTCTCAAAAAAACCTCGCCGTAGTGGCACCAGGGGAAGAGGGACAGCCAGCCAACATCACTGTGATGGATCTTCGCTACCGGGGTCGAGTGGGCATCCCAGAGTCCAGCTACTCTCTGTATATCAGCAATCTGACCTGGGAGGACTCTGGCCTTTACCAAGCCAAAGTCAACTTGAAGACATCCCAGCTCTCTATCACGAAGTCTTATGATCTCCGTGTCTACC ggCGGCTGTCAAGGCCCCAGATCACTGTGAACTTTAAGATTTCTGAGGAAGGTGCCTGTAACATATCCCTGATGTGCTCCGTAGAGAGAGCAGACATGGATGTGACCTACAGCTGGCTTTCATCTCAGGACAGCACTGACACTCCTCATGAAGGCTCTGTCATCAGGACATCTTGGAGGCCTGGTGACGAAGCCCTTTCCTACACTTGTAGGGTCAGCAACCCCGTCAGCTACTCCAGTTCCCGTCTCATCCCTGTTGGGTCCTTCTGTGCAG ATCCTGGCTATTCTGAGAAGTCTTCAGTGGTCTGCCTCCTGGCCAAGGGCTTGCTCCTTCTCTTACTCTTGGTAATtctggctgtgggactctgcgtCTTCCGAGCCCAGAAAAACTATGAGATTGCGAGGGTGAGGAAACTCAAGAGAAACCGAATCAaactgaggaagaaggggaagccTGGCCCTAGTCCAGTCTGA